In Tursiops truncatus isolate mTurTru1 chromosome 19, mTurTru1.mat.Y, whole genome shotgun sequence, a genomic segment contains:
- the HSD11B2 gene encoding 11-beta-hydroxysteroid dehydrogenase type 2 — MESWPWPSGGAWLLVAARALLQLLRADLRLGRPLLAALALLAALDWLCQRLLPPLAALAVLAATGWIVLSRLARPQRLPVATRAVLITGCDSGFGKATAKKLDALGFTVLATVLDLNSPGALELRACCSPRLKLLQMDLTKPADISRVLEFTKAHTASTGLWGLVNNAGQNILVADAELSPVSTFRSCMEVNFFGTLEMTKGLLPLLRHSSGRIVTVSSPAGDMPFPCLAAYGTSKAAVALLMDTFSCELLPWGVKVSVIQPACFKTEAVKDMDQWEERKRQLLANLPRELLQAYGEDYIEHLNGQFLHCLSQALPDLSPVVDAITDALLAAQPRRRYYPGHGLGLMYFIHYYLPEGLRRRFLQSFFISPCVPRALRPGQPGLTSARDVAQDPGPKPGPSPTAQGAVRA; from the exons ATGGAGAGCTGGCCCTGGCCGTCGGGCGGCGCCTGGCTGCTTGTGGCGGCCCGTgcgctgctgcagctgctgcgcGCGGACCTGCGTCTGGGCCGCCCGCTGCTGGCGGCGCTGGCGCTGCTGGCCGCGCTCGACTGGCTGTGCCAGCGCCTGCTGCCCCCGCTGGCCGCACTTGCCGTGTTGGCCGCCACCGGCTGGATCGTGTTGTCCCGCCTGGCGCGCCCGCAGCGCCTGCCCGTGGCGACTCGCGCGGTGCTCATCACCG GCTGTGACTCTGGTTTTGGCAAGGCGACGGCCAAGAAGCTGGATGCGCTGGGCTTCACAGTGCTGGCTACCGTGTTGGATTTGAATAGCCCTGGTGCCCTAGAGCTGCGTGCCTGCTGTTCTCCTCGTTTAAAGCTGCTACAGATGGACCTGACCAAGCCAGCGGACATTAGCCGAGTGCTGGAGTTCACCAAGGCCCACACCGCCAGCACTG GTCTGTGGGGCTTGGTCAACAACGCGGGTCAGAACATCCTCGTAGCAGATGCGGAGCTGTCTCCAGTGTCCACGTTCCGCAGCTGCATGGAGGTGAACTTCTTCGGTACACTTGAGATGACCAAGGGCCTCTTGCCACTGCTGCGCCATTCCAGCGGGCGCATCGTGACCGTGAGCAGCCCGGCAG GAGACATGCCATTTCCGTGCTTGGCTGCCTATGGGACCTCCAAGGCGGCTGTCGCGTTGCTCATGGACACGTTCAGTTGTGAACTTCTGCCCTGGGGTGTCAAGGTCAGCGTCATCCAGCCTGCCTGCTTCAAGACAG AGGCAGTGAAAGACATGGACCAGTGGGAAGAGCGCAAGCGGCAGCTGCTGGCCAACCTGCCCCGAGAGCTGCTGCAGGCCTACGGTGAGGACTACATTGAGCACTTGAACGGGCAGTTCCTGCATTGTCTGAGCCAAGCACTGCCAGACCTCAGCCCGGTTGTAGATGCCATCACCGATGCGCTGCTGGCGGCTCAACCACGCCGCCGCTATTACCCAGGCCATGGCCTGGGGCTCATGTACTTCATCCACTACTACCTGCCTGAGGGCCTGCGGCGCCGTTTCCTGCAGTCCTTCTTCATCAGTCCCTGTGTGCCAAGAGCACTGCGGCCTGGACAGCCTGGCCTTACCTCTGCCCGGGATGTAGCCCAGGACCCAGGCCCTAAACCGGGCCCTTCCCCCACTGCCCAAGGAGCAGTACGTGCATAG